CGACCGCGGGTTTCGTGGAGCCCGGGTAGATCCGGGTCGCCTTGTCGAACGTGACAGTGGCCATGGTGATGCGTCCCTTCACCGGCAGGAACGTGCCGGACGATCCGAGTAAAGGAAGGATGGGTCTAGTCCACCGAAGTGAACTCCGGGTGACGGTACCCTGCGCCGGCCGTTCTGTCAGTAGTCGGAGGCACCGGAGTTCCCGGTGGGCACGCGCGCTGATCCGGTTACACTCGTCCGCAGTGCCTCCTTAGCTCAGCTGGCCAGAGCAACGCACTTGTAATGCGTAGGTCGTCGGTTCGAATCCGACAGGGGGCTCTGAGAAACCCCAGGTCACATAGCCCGTGACCTGGGGTTTTTTGTTACTCGGGGCATGGCGGGTAACACGGCCGGGGTGCCGTGACTTGGCTTGCGTGAGCGATGCGTGAGCGGAGCCGCTCGGAGACCTACTTCTTGGGCTTCCGGCGCTTGGTCTTCTTGGCGGCCTTGGCCTGGGCTTTCACCCTGTCCTTCGGTGTGCCGCCCTTGCCCTCGCCGCGTCGGCGTACTGGAGCCGCTTGCCGTGGAAGCAGTGCAGGCACGTGAAGTTGCAGCGGTAGAGCAGCTGCAGGTACAGCATTCGGATCTTCCTGATCCCGGTGACTTCCCCGATCACATCGGCTCCTTCGGCTGACTGCCTGTTGGGAGCCCGATAGTGGCTTTCTGTCCGGGGACCTCATCACCGCGTTCAGGGACGGTCCGAGGACGTCCTGGGACGTTTTCAGTGACCTGCGAAGGACTCCACCATGCTGAGGACGCGCTTCGTGTCCGACAGGTCGGGCAGGACGTCAGTAGCGCCGGCCGCGGTCAGTTCCTCCGGCGTGTGGATGCCGGAGGCGACGGCGAGGATCCCGGAGCCCGTGGTCAGAGCCGCTTCGACGTCGCGCGGGGTGTCCCCCACGAGGACGGTGGGGACGTCGGCCGAAACACCGCGAAGTCGCTGCGCGCGCTCGCGGGCGACAGCGACCAGATGGGGACGGAGCTCAGCGTCCGCTCCGTAGGCGCCCACCGGTAGATCCAGCAGGGAGTCGAGGCCGAACGCGGACAGCTTCACACGAGCGTTGGCGGCGATGTTGCCGGTGAGAACGGAGGAGACCCAACCGCTCTGAGCGGAGGCGGCCTTCAGCGCCTCATGGACACCGGGCAGGGCAGTCCCGCGCCTGCGCAACTCCTCCAGGCGCGATTCCCCCGCCTGCGCGAGCGCCGTCTCGATGAAGTGCCAGTCAGGTACGGGCAGCCCTTCGCGGACGAACATGTCGCGCATGATCAGTCGATCGGTACGCCCCTCGGTACGCGCCGGCTCCGTGGGCTCGCGCCCCGAGAGGGCAGCGAAGGCAGCGGCGTAGATCTCCTTGCTCACCCCTGCGTTCTCGATGAGGGTGTGGTCGATGTCCCACAGGACGAAGAGCTCCATGGCGCCAGAGTAGGCAGTCGGCATGGCTGCGCTTCAGCCAAGGCGTCCCAGAACGTCCTTGCGCGATCACGCGGTGCGCCGATTCGATAG
The genomic region above belongs to Streptomyces marianii and contains:
- a CDS encoding HAD family hydrolase; the encoded protein is MELFVLWDIDHTLIENAGVSKEIYAAAFAALSGREPTEPARTEGRTDRLIMRDMFVREGLPVPDWHFIETALAQAGESRLEELRRRGTALPGVHEALKAASAQSGWVSSVLTGNIAANARVKLSAFGLDSLLDLPVGAYGADAELRPHLVAVARERAQRLRGVSADVPTVLVGDTPRDVEAALTTGSGILAVASGIHTPEELTAAGATDVLPDLSDTKRVLSMVESFAGH